One Watersipora subatra chromosome 4, tzWatSuba1.1, whole genome shotgun sequence genomic window carries:
- the LOC137395293 gene encoding UBX domain-containing protein 6-like isoform X2: MSAIKKFFEKKKLDKKFKKAGEGHTLNSVREVPVHVPKQMPIVEASRPKTAAQQQAAGAALNRLHSQPAGTPTVRTGREVIKAQVKRELAQERKLAEEAQHLSRGPEEVKFDAAQVVDACGGVFFTCPLLPKVMLPRKEMEVKIEEFLTAQLAEDAEMASALLIHTVNKDIDKVKVCIETLCKYIDNLLDHPGEEKFRKIRCGNKAFQERVCSVTGGKQFLVCAGYQLERLPGVNGGEEDFYVIPEGESTEPDKLNHLKEVLTNSEPIRPVLWRAPRLFHCPGNTTPRFGELPTEFYAISKEEIKREQQAREEAVQKLGMLRTKAMRERDELRELRKYRYTLLRIRFPEDIYLQAIFKSNETLQHLQGYVQEQLEFDWLPFSLLDPQGQKLNEEEKTLAELHLVPACIVKFNYDKDLLKDAQQGSGRPRHVLQQALLDRLENWSI, translated from the exons ATGTCGGCTATCAAGAAGTTTTTTGAGAAGAAAAAATTAGACAAGAAGTTTAAAAAGGCCGGTGAGGGCCACACACTCAACTCGGTGAGGGAAGTGCCAGTCCATGTCCCTAAACAGATGCCCATTGTTGAAGCATCCAGGCCAAAGACAGCAGCTCAACAGCAGGCAGCAGGAGCTGCTCTCAATCGACTGCACTCGCAACCAG CTGGCACCCCAACAGTTCGAACGGGCAGGGAGGTTATCAAAGCTCAAGTAAAGAGAGAGCTAGCGCAGGAGAGAAAGTTGGCAGAAGAAGCCCAACATCTCAGCAGAGGACCTGAGGAGGTAAAATTCGATGCAGCTCAAGTTGTCGACGCTTGTGGTGGCGTTTTCTTCACCTGTCCCCTCTTGCCTAAGGTGATGCTACCAAGAAAGGAAATGGAGG taaaaatagaGGAATTTCTAACTGCACAGTTGGCAGAAGACGCGGAGATGGCTTCAGCCCTGCTCATTCATACAGTGAATAAGGATATAGACAAA GTAAAAGTGTGCATAGAAACCCTCTGCAAGTACATTGACAACCTGTTGGATCATCCAGGTGAAGAGAAATTTAGAAAGATTCGCTGCGGCAACAAAGCATTTCAAGAGAGGGTGTGCAGCGTGACTGGAGGAAAGCAGTTTTTGGTCTGCGCTGGCTATCAGCTAGAGAG ACTGCCTGGAGTGAACGGTGGAGAGGAAGACTTCTACGTAATACCAGAAGGAGAGTCAACCGAACCGGACAAATTGAATCACCTCAAGGAGGTACTCACTAACTCTGAGCCAATCAGACCTGTCCTGTGGAGGGCTCCCAGGCTCTTTCATTGCCCAGGGAATACAACTCCAAG GTTTGGTGAGCTACCCACTGAGTTCTATGCCATCAGCAAAGAAGAGATAAAAAGAGAACAACAGGCTAGGGAAGAAGCTGTGCAGAAGCTTGGTATGCTTAGAACCAAGGCTATGAGAGAACGAGATGAGCTGAGAGAACTCAGGAAATATAG GTACACACTGTTGAGAATAAGATTTCCAGAAGACATTTACCTGCAAGCCATATTCAAGTCTAATGAAACACTCCAGCATCTTCAGGGTTATGTGCAAGAGCAACTCGAGTTTGATTGGTTGCCGTTCAGTTTACTCGACCCCCAGGGTCAGAAGCTGAATGAAGAGGAGAAAACTCTCGCTGAGCTCCACTTGGTGCCGGCTTGCATCGTGAAGTTCAACTATGACAAAGATTTACTGAAAGATGCGCAACAGGGTTCAGGTCGGCCCAGGCATGTCCTTCAGCAAGCACTATTGGATCGATTAGAAAATTGGTCTATTTGA
- the LOC137395293 gene encoding UBX domain-containing protein 6-like isoform X1 — protein sequence MSAIKKFFEKKKLDKKFKKAGEGHTLNSVREVPVHVPKQMPIVEASRPKTAAQQQAAGAALNRLHSQPAGTPTVRTGREVIKAQVKRELAQERKLAEEAQHLSRGPEEVKFDAAQVVDACGGVFFTCPLLPKVMLPRKEMEVKIEEFLTAQLAEDAEMASALLIHTVNKDIDKTQVKVCIETLCKYIDNLLDHPGEEKFRKIRCGNKAFQERVCSVTGGKQFLVCAGYQLERLPGVNGGEEDFYVIPEGESTEPDKLNHLKEVLTNSEPIRPVLWRAPRLFHCPGNTTPRFGELPTEFYAISKEEIKREQQAREEAVQKLGMLRTKAMRERDELRELRKYRYTLLRIRFPEDIYLQAIFKSNETLQHLQGYVQEQLEFDWLPFSLLDPQGQKLNEEEKTLAELHLVPACIVKFNYDKDLLKDAQQGSGRPRHVLQQALLDRLENWSI from the exons ATGTCGGCTATCAAGAAGTTTTTTGAGAAGAAAAAATTAGACAAGAAGTTTAAAAAGGCCGGTGAGGGCCACACACTCAACTCGGTGAGGGAAGTGCCAGTCCATGTCCCTAAACAGATGCCCATTGTTGAAGCATCCAGGCCAAAGACAGCAGCTCAACAGCAGGCAGCAGGAGCTGCTCTCAATCGACTGCACTCGCAACCAG CTGGCACCCCAACAGTTCGAACGGGCAGGGAGGTTATCAAAGCTCAAGTAAAGAGAGAGCTAGCGCAGGAGAGAAAGTTGGCAGAAGAAGCCCAACATCTCAGCAGAGGACCTGAGGAGGTAAAATTCGATGCAGCTCAAGTTGTCGACGCTTGTGGTGGCGTTTTCTTCACCTGTCCCCTCTTGCCTAAGGTGATGCTACCAAGAAAGGAAATGGAGG taaaaatagaGGAATTTCTAACTGCACAGTTGGCAGAAGACGCGGAGATGGCTTCAGCCCTGCTCATTCATACAGTGAATAAGGATATAGACAAA ACACAGGTAAAAGTGTGCATAGAAACCCTCTGCAAGTACATTGACAACCTGTTGGATCATCCAGGTGAAGAGAAATTTAGAAAGATTCGCTGCGGCAACAAAGCATTTCAAGAGAGGGTGTGCAGCGTGACTGGAGGAAAGCAGTTTTTGGTCTGCGCTGGCTATCAGCTAGAGAG ACTGCCTGGAGTGAACGGTGGAGAGGAAGACTTCTACGTAATACCAGAAGGAGAGTCAACCGAACCGGACAAATTGAATCACCTCAAGGAGGTACTCACTAACTCTGAGCCAATCAGACCTGTCCTGTGGAGGGCTCCCAGGCTCTTTCATTGCCCAGGGAATACAACTCCAAG GTTTGGTGAGCTACCCACTGAGTTCTATGCCATCAGCAAAGAAGAGATAAAAAGAGAACAACAGGCTAGGGAAGAAGCTGTGCAGAAGCTTGGTATGCTTAGAACCAAGGCTATGAGAGAACGAGATGAGCTGAGAGAACTCAGGAAATATAG GTACACACTGTTGAGAATAAGATTTCCAGAAGACATTTACCTGCAAGCCATATTCAAGTCTAATGAAACACTCCAGCATCTTCAGGGTTATGTGCAAGAGCAACTCGAGTTTGATTGGTTGCCGTTCAGTTTACTCGACCCCCAGGGTCAGAAGCTGAATGAAGAGGAGAAAACTCTCGCTGAGCTCCACTTGGTGCCGGCTTGCATCGTGAAGTTCAACTATGACAAAGATTTACTGAAAGATGCGCAACAGGGTTCAGGTCGGCCCAGGCATGTCCTTCAGCAAGCACTATTGGATCGATTAGAAAATTGGTCTATTTGA